The Cottoperca gobio unplaced genomic scaffold, fCotGob3.1 fCotGob3_214arrow_ctg1, whole genome shotgun sequence nucleotide sequence GCTGAGTTAGTGAACTcttcaaaaacctgcaaacatCCTTTTTCTATGAAACAACGTGACCTCCTGTCAGGTGACTCTTCCAGCTGGATTGTGTTGATGGGGGCTGCAGGCCGGAGCATGATGACACCTGATGGCAGAGCTTCACCTGTGCTGTTGAATAGAAACCCAGACAACCAGCAGCCTGCACTTTAGACAGCCTGCTGGGGTCGATGATCGGAGGAATATATCGGCCTTCTGCTtagcgagcagagagagagacgacagggaATAACAGCACATCACATCTAACTCTGTCAATTAAGAGTTTATTCAACACACCAGATGGTGattgttggacacacacacacacacacacacacacacacacacacacacacacacacacacacacacacacacacacacacacacacacacacacacacacactcccagaaAACTGACACTCTGCAACCGCTGCCTTCTATTAAATCATATAGTTATTCATTTCTCACACTGCACTCTAACTTTCACTCTTTAAACCTGTCTTATTCTATTGGAGCTTCATTGACTGTTTTAAATTATATCtaaatatcattttataaagagtttctcttgctctttgccTTGATGCTCTTAATGTTTGTTGTAATGTCTACTAATGTCTGATATATGCACAGCAGATCCAAAGCCTCTCACCAGGAGCTGAGGCGGGAGGTGCTGTGTATGTAGCTCTTGGTAATGAAAGGATGGTTGAGGACATCAGCGGGAGTGATCCGCTCCCTCTCATCCCACGCGACCATCTCCTTCAACAGCTCCATGCACTCCCTCCTCTCATCAGCCTCTGTCACGTTGTCCTGCTCCAGACACAGCTAGTTTAGGAAACAAGTGGAAAATACAACAGTCGTCAAGTCCAGGCAAGACTAACCTTCCTCAACATGACGCTTCATTTAAGGCACTTTTTGCGCCCAGCTCACACACCGACCATTTTCCCTTCGTCCAGAGAGCGGAACGTGTACTTCCTGTCGTCATGTGATGAAAGATCGGGACCCCAATACTCCTCAGGTGTCTGAAAGAAGGTTCAAGTGTTTGAGATGCATGTATTTCTTAATGAAAGAGTAGAAACACTCTTAAGGGTGCTGTACCTTGAGCCTCCACTGACCACAGTCTGTCttcttaaaacacactttagatTTCTGTGCAGCCTTCATGAGGTGCTGCGGCGGCGGACCCAGGAGGTcgatgatgaagaggagctgGAGACAAAGCGCAGCACACTTTGAGCTGATGGTGATATAAAGCTCCGTAGAGAAGCGAGGGAGAAGCAGATTGTGGAGATGGTCAGTAGGTTCATAAGAAGAAGCGAAGGCTCTCACATCACTGCACGTCCTCCAACACTGTCTTCACAGAAAGTGCTTTGAACGTGTTTGCAGCTGCTGTGAGCGACACTGACTCCTTAAAGTAGATTCTTTTATAAAGCAGATTAAGAACTCTATGACCACTAACATGTCCTGTTGCTGACGCTGCTCATTTCTTCTTTATGGAATTCTCTGTTTGTCTTATTgatgctgtttgtttcttttctgtcaaatgtgtttgctgtttgtttgcactTCTTGCTGTTCTGCTTGAACTCTGTTGCATGTGAAACTTGTTTATGCTGCTGTCTTGTAAAAGAGATTCTGAATCTCAAATagtcctggttaaataaaggttaaataaataaaaacaaacattgttatGGATTATAGACACTTTCAAGAGCCAATCGTTAGAAAACCAACCAAAGCTGTCCATGCAGGGACAGTGAGTTAATGCAGCAGTGCTTGTTCTACTGGAATAAAGTCAATCCTTCAAAGCTTTGTTTCAActtggaaataaaacatttacaatacagacgagcaaaaaactaaaagtaattCTAGGCACCGAGAAACACAGATAAGAAACGTGATAATAGAAAGCGATGAGAATGTAAAGCAAATGAATGAGTGAAAACAAGAAGCAGTGTGTTGGTACATGTTAGTGCAGAGTGAAGCTTGGATAACATGTCAGGATGATCTCACACTGACTTCTGCAGCAGAGACATGTTTGTTCCTATAGAAGAAATCCTGTCCCCCTTTAATGTGCTCACTTGTTgtattaaagtataaaacactCAGAGGCTCAAACTGTCCAAACGATTACGTCTGTTGAAGGAATTATCTTCATGATGTTGTTCCCTTTGataaaggatggtccagtggACCTGATGCTACAAGAGATAAGACAGGAGGCATTGGAGCTCCTTCATCATCATTTAGAGACTTCAGTGTTTATGATGGCTGCCACTCAAACACTACCGGCTTCTCTGTTAGGAACCTTCCTCAGCAGAAAGACTGCAGCCAGACTGTTATAGTAAACTACTTACTGCATCgtagtctgttgttgttgggaaGAGCTCAAAGCCAAACATCATGATCCCCATCACACAGCCCAGCGCCCAGATATCAACGGCTTCACAGAAAGGGAGTCCCAACATTATTTCTGCTGCTCTACATGTggaggaaacaaataaaatggaacAAGGAACaaaatgagcccttaccccaagtgaaggagttcaagtacctcggggtcttgttcgcgagtgaggagatgatggagcgagagattggccggagaaaagacgaaaagagagctgagccagaaggcaaagctctcaatataccggtcgatcttcgttcctaccctcacctatggtcatgaaggctgggtcatgaacgaaagaacgagatcacgggtacaagcggccgaaatgggttttctcagacgggtggctggcgtctcccttagagatagggtgagaagctcagccatccgtgagagactcggagtagagccgctgctcctttacgttgaaaggagccagttgaggtggttcatctagtaaggagccacctgggcgcctccctagggaggtgttccaggcacgtccagctgggaggagaccccggggaagacccaggactcggtggagagattatatctcctcactgggaacgcctcgggatcccccagtcggagctggaggatgtggcccagagaaggggagtttggggttccttactggagctgctgcccccgcgacccgatcccggataagcggtagacgatggatggatggaaggaacAAAGTcgaatttaacatttaaacaaaactcaaCCCAGTTATAAACGTACACATCAGCACAAAGTCAGTGTGCTGCCCTGAGTTTGAAGATGTGTCAGTTGTAACAATCATCAGGGTTTCTTACCTGTACTGGGGGGTCTGGAGAATCCTGCCTGGTTTGGCTTGAGAGCTGAACATAGCCTGACTGAAGTCGATCAGTTTCACTCTGAAGGGCTGTCTCACGCGATCCACCATCATGATGTTATCTGTCGTCACGTCACCATGGATTACACCAACTCTTTTCAGGGCAGCTAATGCTGTGGCCATCTGCAAGAAATAACAATCAACCTTATCTACAGAAAACTTTATCAcataaagcacaaacacaagttaACAAGAGGAATTATAAGATACAAATAAGTACAAAAGTCAGTAACACAGTTCAAAACTGACCTGGAGTTCAGTTTTCAGCTGAtgccaaacatttaaacagaaagaaagaagaacttTGCACACCTGTCTGATGTCTATAGTGTGTGTATCCTTTGTATTGTAGTTGCAGTAGTTTGGTTTCTTAAAGTGTCTTTAACTTATCTCctcatgttttactttgtgtattttacagatactctatagatatatttattgttagtgttggtatgtatatttactgtatagttCTACCTCCCTACCTGTTGGATGACGGTCCTGATGTCCTCCAACAACACGAGGCCTTGTGTTTCCAGCAGGTAGTTGTGCAGGCTGATGTCCAActtctcaaccaccaaactcaTCCTGTTGCTGATGAAGATCTCATCATATAACGTGATGATGTTGCACTTGTCAAGGTTGTGTAACATGAGGTGTCTCAGCATGGAGGCCTGGGGAGAGGTGAGCAGATGTAATCTCTACAATCACTCTGTTTCTCCTCACCTGTTGGCGAGGCGTCTACAACATGTCGTCTTGTTTCTATCAGTACGAGTGCAGTGCTCGGTCAGGAAGGTCTCTCATTATAGTTTGATAGCAGCTCAAACATGCTCAACCAGCAGCTGTGAAATCAACATCATGTTCTCACCTCCTGATGAAGATCCTGGTGGTGATCGCTGGTCTTTACGTCCACAATCTGTCCAGCGTCTCGTCTCTTACACATCACTACTGTTCCAAAGCTGACATGTCTCAGGGTATCTAGGTACGTGTGGCCTCTGGGGAGCTGGTGATGAAGCCGAGtctcagaggaagaagaaggccATGAAGCTGAACGGTACATGGCCGTatttcttctctcacacacacctgaaagTGTAATggagacaaaagagaagaaatgtgttattacatAAAAAGAGTTTGAGGTGTTTAAATATAACTAGAGCTTTAACTAACCTACTTAAAACtcattaattactttttacattcatttaatctttaaaatcaTTATAAAGTCACAAACTTAAATTTCTAATTATATTTAGTCAAACAATCCAAAggttaaaaacagaataatgaaTATGTTGCTGTTATCAgcaaatgtttggtattttgaaGCATGTTGGTCTTCTGGCTCCAGGGAGGGCAATGCTGCACGGAAATATCTCAACGACGACTTGATGCATCGACCTGAAACTCATTGTCCCCGGAGGATGAATCTTTCACACTTTAGTGATCCTGTCTTTTCCTTCGGGACACCAGGAGGTTGACATTTATggtacatttaaagacacattgGTATAGATAtccatgtttccctcaggatacatttgaatatctttggtgACCCTAATGTTTAATCTAGCGCCATCTTCAGGTACTTATTTTGAGGTTCATGACCAAATACCTTCAAAAGTATTGACATTCCCTTCAGCctcagcagtgtttgtgttaaGTGTTAACTAGCtaatgttggcatgctaacatggcTAACTGAACTGGTAAACACGGTAAACATGTGGATGTATTAGGAGCTACACATTAGCATGTTGAACACGTTAGCATGCTgaggttagcatttagctcgcACGCAATCCAGCCCCTGTGCAATATGAATAATCGCATTGAATGTAATTTCCTCTCCACTGCCCTTTTCACACTGGACACGTTGTGTGAGCGTGACATGCATGCTTTtattcccatggtaacgagtcagaccttcatactagtgatggaggtccggctcttttcaaagactcgGCTCTTCTGGCTCGGCTCCTTTAGAAGAGCTCTTAcggctcccaaatggctcttcatttagtatcactcGGAGCCTTCTATTTGAGCCTAATTTAACAATTATAAgtggtttgtgtgttgtaagctatttttcattcagtgttttaatgaaagccttatttttatgcatttatttcattacaaaaaaacaaacacatttactcagtttaacatttaatcaaacctttaaatgaacaactgatcaaataaataaagatcaaagtctgaacattatgacactttagataataataataataataataataataataataaattgtatttataaagcgcctttcaaagctaaaagcaatctcaaggcgctaaaatgcaggacaccaacaacaacaacagacataagatttcacagaaaggcttttgtgaagagaaaggtttttaggctcttcttgaaggagtcggtggcctgagcagaaggcccgatcgcccatggtgcggagcttggtcctggggggtggagcaaagtttctttagaggagcggaggttgcgtgtggaggtttgttgagggaggagttccttgaggtacggaggagcatttccatgtatgcactgatgggtgaggagggagatgttgtattcgatcctgaatgcgacaggaagccagtggggGGAGTGGAGGATGGGTgggatgtggttatattttcgcaccctcatcaggatccgagcggcgctgttctggatatattggagcttttgaaggctcccgcttggaatcccgatgaggagagcgttacagtagtccaaccttgaggagacaaaggcgtggacgagttgttcagcatctgacagggagagtgtggggcggagctctgcaatgttcctgaggtggtacaaggaggtcttgcacagaacAAGCAATTCAAGCCCCGTGCATTGAATgcatcttttcttgtttttcttaatgcaTGTATATAATTCTTACTGCTTTTTATagtttacttttatatttaatttgacatattttacttggcttttatatttactatttctaaatttgtatttaaggtttgtttgtttgtggaaaacaacaaacagactgA carries:
- the LOC115004895 gene encoding homeodomain-interacting protein kinase 2-like isoform X1; translation: MYRSASWPSSSSETRLHHQLPRGHTYLDTLRHVSFGTVVMCKRRDAGQIVDVKTSDHHQDLHQEASMLRHLMLHNLDKCNIITLYDEIFISNRMSLVVEKLDISLHNYLLETQGLVLLEDIRTVIQQMATALAALKRVGVIHGDVTTDNIMMVDRVRQPFRVKLIDFSQAMFSSQAKPGRILQTPQYRAAEIMLGLPFCEAVDIWALGCVMGIMMFGFELFPTTTDYDALLFIIDLLGPPPQHLMKAAQKSKVCFKKTDCGQWRLKTPEEYWGPDLSSHDDRKYTFRSLDEGKMLCLEQDNVTEADERRECMELLKEMVAWDERERITPADVLNHPFITKSYIHSTSRLSSCPQPAAALDATSIHMDNTELPPNTSDEEEEEEEEEEEEEEEEEVEELPIIIIIITILILIIIIINILLQELL
- the LOC115004895 gene encoding homeodomain-interacting protein kinase 1-like isoform X2, which translates into the protein MYRSASWPSSSSETRLHHQLPRGHTYLDTLRHVSFGTVVMCKRRDAGQIVDVKTSDHHQDLHQEASMLRHLMLHNLDKCNIITLYDEIFISNRMSLVVEKLDISLHNYLLETQGLVLLEDIRTVIQQMATALAALKRVGVIHGDVTTDNIMMVDRVRQPFRVKLIDFSQAMFSSQAKPGRILQTPQYRAAEIMLGLPFCEAVDIWALGCVMGIMMFGFELFPTTTDYDALLFIIDLLGPPPQHLMKAAQKSKVCFKKTDCGQWRLKTPEEYWGPDLSSHDDRKYTFRSLDEGKMVAVSGAGQRDRG
- the LOC115004895 gene encoding homeodomain-interacting protein kinase 3-like isoform X3; its protein translation is MYRSASWPSSSSETRLHHQLPRGHTYLDTLRHVSFGTVVMCKRRDAGQIVDVKTSDHHQDLHQEASMLRHLMLHNLDKCNIITLYDEIFISNRMSLVVEKLDISLHNYLLETQGLVLLEDIRTVIQQMATALAALKRVGVIHGDVTTDNIMMVDRVRQPFRVKLIDFSQAMFSSQAKPGRILQTPQYRAAEIMLGLPFCEAVDIWALGCVMGIMMFGFELFPTTTDYDALLFIIDLLGPPPQHLMKAAQKSKVCFKKTDCGQWRLKTPEEYWGPDLSSHDDRKYTFRSLDEGKMVGV